The Primulina tabacum isolate GXHZ01 chromosome 16, ASM2559414v2, whole genome shotgun sequence genome window below encodes:
- the LOC142530194 gene encoding uncharacterized protein LOC142530194 translates to MKNMEKVNPCVLVLLVTILAIATVCGGRRVARKDLGLDIGGDMGAGMGMGIDIGIGIGGGGSRSYSSSESGSSASSSSNSRSSSSSSSSAGLGGDAGPESGSSTGSYATPRSGSGSTGSGSENRDLQQDLVLDQTPTTGEIIVLSSVACKVYVEDN, encoded by the exons atgaaaaatatggaaaaagtGAATCCGTGCGTCCTTGTTTTGCTAGTTACTATCTTAGCAATTGCGACGGTTTGCGGAGGCCGCCGAGTTGCCAGGAAAGACCTGGGATTGGACATAGGGGGTGACATGGGTGCGGGCATGGGCATGGGCATTGACATTGGCATAGGCATAGGTGGTGGTGGCTCCCGATCATACTCAAGCTCAGAGTCTG GGTCGAGTGCTAGCTCGAGTTCAAATTCAAGATCGAGTTCTAGCTCTAGCTCAAGTGCAGGTTTGGGTGGTGATGCAGGCCCAGAATCAGGCTCATCCACTGGATCATACGCAACACCAAGAAGTGGATCGGGTTCAACTGGTTCAGGCTCTGAAAATCGGGATCTTCAGCAGGATCTCGTGCTAGATCAGACACCAACCACGGGTGAAATCATTGTTTTATCGAGTGTTGCATGTAAGGTATATGTAGAAGATAACTAA
- the LOC142528818 gene encoding UDP-glucuronate 4-epimerase 1-like, whose translation MRSLAEEELLLPSTPGKFKDKSRTMHRQFHRCFTSTSTMFLWALFLVALTAAYLSFQSFVDSGSRFFSTAWGGAHWEHQVRSSAKIQRQNGFSVLVTGAAGFVGSHVSISLKKRGDGVVGLDNFNNYYDPSLKMARRSLLDSHKIFIVEGDVNDARLFAKLFEIVRFTHVMHLAAQAGVRYAMENPLSYVHSNIAGLVTLLEACKNSDPQPAIVWASSSSVYGLNEKVPFSESDRTDRPASLYAATKKAGEEITHTYNHIYGLSITGLRFFTVYGPWGRPDMAYFSFTRNILQGKPITVYRGKDRVDLARDFTYIDDIVKGCVASLDTAKKSTGSGGKKRGPAQYRIFNLGNTSPVTVPLMVEILEKHLKVKAKKHMVDMPGNGDVPFTHANISSAQKELGYKPVTDLQTGLKKFVKWYQSYYGHNHRKSLK comes from the coding sequence atgagGTCCCTAGCCGAGGAAGAGTTGCTCCTGCCTTCTACGCCGGGGAAATTCAAGGATAAATCTCGGACAATGCACCGACAGTTCCACCGGTGTTTTACGTCGACGAGTACGATGTTTCTATGGGCTCTGTTCTTGGTGGCGTTGACGGCGGCTTATTTGAGTTTCCAATCATTCGTCGATTCCGGTAGCAGGTTCTTCTCCACCGCGTGGGGCGGTGCTCACTGGGAACATCAGGTCAGGTCCTCCGCCAAGATCCAACGGCAGAACGGGTTCTCCGTGCTCGTCACCGGCGCCGCCGGATTCGTCGGGTCCCACGTGTCGATTTCCCTGAAGAAACGTGGAGATGGCGTCGTCGGGTTGGACAATTTCAACAACTATTACGACCCTTCATTGAAAATGGCCCGAAGAAGCCTCCTCGATTCCCACAAAATCTTCATCGTGGAAGGCGATGTCAACGACGCCCGCTTGTTCGCCAAGCTCTTCGAGATCGTACGCTTCACCCACGTGATGCACTTGGCTGCGCAGGCGGGTGTACGATACGCCATGGAGAATCCCCTATCTTACGTACACAGCAACATTGCCGGGCTCGTCACCCTTCTCGAAGCCTGCAAAAACTCCGACCCGCAACCCGCGATCGTATGGGCCAGCTCCAGCTCCGTCTACGGGTTGAACGAAAAGGTCCCATTCTCCGAATCAGATCGCACCGACAGACCAGCCTCACTTTACGCAGCCACAAAGAAAGCCGGGGAAGAAATAACACATACGTACAACCACATATACGGGCTATCCATAACCGGGTTGCGTTTCTTCACGGTTTACGGGCCGTGGGGACGACCCGACATGGCGTATTTCTCTTTCACCCGGAATATCTTACAGGGTAAGCCCATCACAGTTTACCGCGGTAAAGACCGGGTTGACTTGGCCCGAGACTTCACTTACATAGATGATATCGTGAAGGGTTGCGTGGCTTCACTGGATACAGCTAAGAAAAGCACCGGGTCAGGCGGGAAGAAACGGGGCCCAGCCCAATATCGGATCTTCAATTTGGGTAATACTTCACCCGTGACAGTGCCCTTGATGGTTGAAATACTGGAAAAGCATTTGAAAGTGAAAGCCAAGAAGCACATGGTGGATATGCCCGGAAACGGCGACGTTCCGTTCACTCATGCGAATATCAGTTCGGCCCAGAAGGAATTAGGGTACAAACCCGTGACCGATTTGCAAACCGGGTTGAAAAAGTTTGTCAAGTGGTACCAATCATATTATGGCCATAATCATCGCAAATCTCTGaagtga